A DNA window from Nitrospirota bacterium contains the following coding sequences:
- a CDS encoding cytochrome C, with translation MIQKTTTSFFLCVIAVFAALTFFDNKTYAEEKTGGCITSSCHPKIVKDKFVHGPVDAGECIVCHGDSQKHKDNPAKNKFSKIKQIDKLCYTCHDKFKERQFTHAPVKSGECTACHSAHSSPYKFQLVAQGAELCFICHDAKIVAGKFVHGPAAVGGCVACHEPHTADYEKNLKAKPTTLCFSCHTDQAEKFMKAKVIHKPVAENCAKCHNPHSAEKQFMMSAEIPELCFNCHKDKKEWLDKASVQHGALAIGKKCLNCHEPHSSNIAKRLSMAPLELCLSCHDKEVQTPDGRTLVNMKKLLSENKDHHGPIKENDCSGCHNPHGSSNFRILKEPYPSVFYMSYNADNYNLCFSCHEKTIVQDPQTTKLTNFRNGEVNLHFRHVNKIEKGRTCRACHETHASNYPKHIREAVPFGAWELPLNFQMTATGGSCTPGCHKLKKYDRVKKEINP, from the coding sequence TTGATACAAAAAACAACGACCAGCTTTTTTTTGTGTGTGATTGCAGTATTTGCGGCGTTGACTTTCTTTGATAACAAAACATATGCAGAGGAAAAAACAGGGGGGTGTATTACGTCTTCGTGCCACCCTAAAATTGTAAAGGACAAATTTGTCCACGGGCCGGTAGATGCCGGAGAATGTATTGTTTGTCACGGGGACTCTCAAAAACATAAGGACAACCCTGCCAAGAATAAGTTTTCCAAAATCAAACAAATAGATAAACTCTGCTATACCTGTCACGACAAATTTAAAGAAAGGCAGTTTACCCATGCGCCGGTGAAAAGCGGTGAATGCACTGCATGTCACAGTGCGCACAGCTCTCCTTATAAATTTCAGCTTGTTGCTCAGGGAGCCGAGCTTTGCTTTATCTGCCATGACGCAAAAATTGTTGCCGGGAAATTTGTCCACGGGCCTGCGGCTGTCGGAGGGTGCGTGGCATGCCATGAACCGCATACTGCGGATTACGAAAAAAATCTTAAGGCAAAACCAACCACATTATGTTTTTCTTGCCATACGGATCAGGCGGAAAAATTTATGAAGGCAAAGGTTATTCACAAGCCAGTTGCCGAAAACTGCGCCAAATGCCATAATCCTCACTCTGCGGAAAAACAATTTATGATGAGCGCTGAAATTCCCGAGCTTTGCTTCAATTGCCACAAAGATAAAAAGGAGTGGCTGGATAAGGCGTCTGTCCAGCATGGAGCGCTGGCAATAGGGAAGAAATGCCTGAACTGCCATGAACCGCATTCATCAAACATCGCAAAAAGGCTCTCCATGGCTCCGCTTGAGTTATGCTTGAGCTGTCACGACAAAGAGGTCCAGACGCCGGACGGCAGGACGCTTGTCAACATGAAGAAGCTGTTAAGTGAAAACAAAGACCATCACGGACCCATAAAGGAAAATGACTGTTCAGGGTGCCATAACCCGCACGGCTCAAGTAATTTCAGAATATTGAAGGAGCCTTACCCATCAGTCTTTTATATGAGTTATAACGCTGATAATTATAATCTCTGTTTTAGCTGCCATGAGAAAACGATTGTACAGGACCCGCAAACCACCAAGCTGACAAATTTCCGCAACGGCGAGGTGAATCTTCATTTCAGGCATGTTAACAAGATTGAAAAGGGCAGAACCTGCCGCGCATGTCATGAAACCCATGCGAGCAATTATCCCAAACATATTCGCGAGGCAGTGCCTTTCGGCGCGTGGGAGCTGCCGCTTAATTTCCAAATGACAGCAACAGGCGGAAGCTGTACCCCGGGTTGTCATAAGCTTAAAAAATACGACAGGGTCAAAAAGGAGATAAACCCATGA
- a CDS encoding redoxin domain-containing protein, which translates to MIVAFLLAALLLITPASYAGAINISKGETVPDFSLKSIDGKQVSLSEYKGKTVIIVYWKAALSRSIDALKDVREIAKRYKEKGVQALSLIPGEENQEAISKIISDNAIDFPVLIDADRQVYGNFEIRVYPTTLLIGKDGKLAYNTAGHAPTYQLSLEGQLRLLLGEITEENLQSLLNPQREEQDKAAIEAERKYNLALEFMKNRLFDQALDSAKKAVEAKPSVAKAHLLLGFLFLETKEADKALDEFNKTLELDPGSHDAKTGQGGALILKGELDKAIEILTAAGTANPYPQMTYYELGRAYEQKGDKDKAAEMYKKSIEKIIKKQILPSMISQCQ; encoded by the coding sequence ATGATTGTTGCTTTTTTACTGGCGGCGCTGTTATTAATCACTCCTGCCTCTTATGCCGGAGCCATAAATATTTCAAAAGGAGAGACAGTGCCTGATTTTTCCCTGAAAAGCATTGACGGTAAACAGGTTTCATTGAGTGAATATAAGGGGAAGACCGTGATTATTGTCTACTGGAAGGCGGCGCTGAGCCGCTCTATTGATGCGCTTAAAGATGTCAGGGAAATTGCAAAGAGGTATAAGGAAAAAGGCGTGCAGGCGCTGAGTTTAATTCCGGGAGAGGAAAATCAGGAGGCAATAAGCAAGATAATCAGCGATAATGCAATAGACTTCCCTGTTCTCATAGATGCGGACCGGCAGGTTTACGGTAATTTTGAAATAAGGGTTTACCCGACAACCCTTCTTATCGGCAAGGACGGCAAACTTGCCTATAACACCGCCGGGCATGCGCCTACCTATCAACTGAGTCTTGAAGGACAGCTTCGCCTTCTGCTCGGGGAAATAACCGAAGAAAACCTGCAGAGCCTGCTTAACCCGCAAAGAGAGGAGCAGGACAAGGCAGCAATTGAGGCTGAAAGAAAATATAACCTTGCGCTTGAGTTTATGAAAAACAGGCTCTTTGACCAGGCATTGGATTCGGCAAAAAAGGCGGTAGAGGCAAAACCGTCTGTTGCCAAGGCGCATTTATTGCTGGGTTTCTTATTTCTTGAAACAAAAGAGGCGGACAAGGCGCTTGATGAATTTAATAAGACTCTGGAACTGGACCCGGGCTCTCATGATGCAAAGACAGGACAGGGAGGGGCGCTTATTTTAAAGGGAGAGCTTGATAAGGCAATTGAAATCCTCACTGCCGCAGGCACGGCAAATCCGTATCCTCAGATGACATACTATGAACTCGGAAGGGCCTATGAGCAAAAAGGCGACAAAGACAAGGCCGCGGAGATGTATAAAAAATCAATTGAAAAGATTATTAAGAAGCAAATCCTCCCTTCAATGATATCTCAATGTCAATAA
- a CDS encoding HAMP domain-containing protein, which translates to MFITTWKDIAVTESKLLTEQKEKAVLLSDRIKHGIMVLMLENRWRELQAMMESLVRNSPELKELRIFHPETGIMVASSDPRDIGKQIYKEDLERFRADKGNAPFLIKKGEHTYASTLNSIQNLPACHKCHGFEKKILGVIDIEVSVEAVYQAIREFKRKHLMNAMVGTVLISGAFLFVVGILIGRPINAMISVIKKIEGGDPTVRMNINKKDELGQLAQSFNRMVESLEAAKKQIEEHHRQQVQKAAKLASLGELASGIAHEIKNPLAGISGAIQILAADFPPNDPKREITDEMQNQVKRLDQAVRDLLLYARPTPPQMSPNNINYILEKTLFFIRQVAAKGNTEIDTEFGKDLPETMLDAAQIQQVFLNLSINAIQAMPDGGNLKISTALKKSKELSGIVLGNDNNEEEWLEVKFEDTGVGISPEDMKKIFNPFFTKKVKGTGIGLSISQRIVEEHGGMITVKSQFGKGSAFTVFLPVKKQITPQGAVTG; encoded by the coding sequence ATGTTTATAACTACATGGAAAGACATAGCCGTAACTGAATCAAAACTTCTGACCGAGCAGAAGGAAAAGGCGGTACTGCTTTCCGACAGGATAAAGCACGGCATTATGGTGCTTATGCTGGAAAACAGATGGCGTGAACTGCAGGCCATGATGGAAAGTCTGGTTAGAAACAGTCCGGAGCTGAAAGAACTGCGGATTTTTCATCCTGAAACCGGAATTATGGTGGCCTCTTCAGATCCAAGAGACATCGGGAAACAAATATACAAGGAAGACCTTGAGAGATTCAGGGCGGATAAAGGCAATGCGCCTTTTTTGATAAAAAAGGGCGAGCATACTTATGCGTCAACATTAAATTCCATCCAGAACCTTCCGGCATGCCACAAGTGCCACGGCTTTGAGAAGAAAATACTCGGGGTCATTGATATTGAAGTCTCTGTTGAAGCGGTCTATCAGGCGATACGGGAATTCAAAAGAAAACACCTGATGAATGCAATGGTCGGCACGGTGCTTATTTCAGGGGCATTTCTCTTTGTGGTTGGGATACTGATCGGCAGGCCCATAAACGCAATGATCAGCGTTATTAAAAAAATAGAAGGCGGGGACCCGACTGTCAGGATGAACATTAACAAGAAAGATGAGCTCGGGCAATTAGCCCAAAGTTTTAACAGGATGGTAGAATCGCTTGAGGCGGCCAAAAAACAGATTGAGGAACATCACAGGCAGCAGGTTCAGAAGGCGGCAAAGTTGGCATCCCTCGGCGAGCTGGCCTCGGGCATTGCTCATGAGATAAAAAATCCGCTGGCCGGCATCAGCGGAGCCATACAAATACTTGCGGCTGATTTCCCGCCCAATGACCCGAAGCGGGAGATTACGGATGAGATGCAGAATCAGGTAAAGAGGCTGGATCAGGCGGTCAGGGACCTCCTGCTGTACGCAAGGCCGACGCCGCCGCAGATGTCGCCTAACAATATAAACTATATTCTTGAGAAGACCCTGTTTTTTATCAGACAGGTGGCGGCAAAGGGCAATACTGAAATAGACACCGAGTTCGGGAAAGATCTCCCTGAGACAATGCTGGATGCCGCACAGATACAGCAGGTTTTTTTAAATCTTTCCATTAACGCCATTCAGGCCATGCCGGACGGAGGGAATCTGAAGATTTCAACAGCGCTAAAAAAATCAAAGGAATTATCCGGGATAGTTTTAGGCAACGACAATAATGAAGAAGAGTGGCTGGAGGTTAAATTTGAAGATACCGGAGTAGGCATCTCTCCGGAGGATATGAAAAAGATATTCAACCCGTTTTTCACGAAGAAAGTTAAGGGCACAGGCATCGGCCTTTCAATAAGCCAGAGGATTGTTGAAGAACACGGGGGGATGATTACGGTTAAAAGTCAGTTTGGGAAGGGAAGCGCTTTTACCGTATTTTTACCCGTAAAGAAACAAATTACTCCACAGGGCGCTGTGACTGGTTAA